One Saccharomyces eubayanus strain FM1318 chromosome XVI, whole genome shotgun sequence DNA segment encodes these proteins:
- the SSU1 gene encoding Ssu1p has product MVASWMLTATRDFNPFMFVMVMGVGISSNILYSFPYPARWLRICSYIMFAITCLIFISVQALQLLHMVIYIKEKSFRDYFNEYFRSLKYNLFWGTYPMGLVTIINFLGALSQKFTTTSPANAKHLIIFVYVLWWYDLAVCLVTAWGISFLIWQKYYFVDGVGNHSSYSSRMASDHMKSVLLLDIIPLVVVASSGGTFTMSKIFGTTFDRNIQLLTLVICALVWLHALIFVFILITIYFWNLYINKIPPMTQVFTLFLVLGPLGQGSFGILLLTDNIRKYVEKYYPRENITMEQEILTIMVPWCFKVLGMTFALALIAMGYFFTVISLISILSYYNERVVDNETGKVKRIYTFHKGFWGMTFPMGTMSLGNEELYLQYNQYVPLYAFRVIATIYGGICVCWSILCLSCTLYGYLKTILHAARKPSFLSEEGTEKTVNSPFNSIESVEESNSAIDSTYLT; this is encoded by the coding sequence ATGGTCGCTAGTTGGATGCTCACTGCCACAAGGGATTTCAACCCTTTCATGTTTGTCATGGTTATGGGGGTCGGTATTTCATCGAATATTCTGTACAGCTTCCCGTATCCGGCGAGGTGGCTGAGGATTTGCTCGTACATCATGTTTGCCATTACatgtttgattttcatCTCTGTACAGGCGCTGCAGCTTTTGCACATGGTCATctatatcaaagaaaaaagctttAGAGATTACTTCAATGAATATTTCAGAAGTCTGAAGTACAATTTATTTTGGGGTACTTATCCCATGGGATTAGTAACAATCATAAATTTTTTGGGGGCGCTGTCACAAAAATTTACCACGACAAGCCCTGCGAATGCCAAGCACTTGatcatttttgtttacgtCCTGTGGTGGTATGACCTCGCGGTTTGTTTAGTAACCGCTTGGGGGATTTCATTCCTCATCTGGCAAAAGTACTACTTCGTGGACGGGGTTGGAAATCACTCTTCATACAGTTCACGAATGGCTTCCGACCACATGAAAAGCGTACTGTTGCTAGATATCATTCCGCTGGTCGTTGTCGCTTCGAGCGGTGGGACATTTACAATGTCAAAAATATTCGGTACCACTTTTGATAGGAATATTCAATTGCTAACACTGGTCATCTGTGCTCTGGTTTGGCTACACGCTCTTATATTTGTCTTTATTCTGATTACAATATACTTCTGGAATCTTTACATCAATAAGATACCACCAATGACGCAGGTATTTACGTTGTTCTTGGTATTGGGGCCATTGGGCCAAGGAAGTTTTGGTATTTTGTTGCTTACTGACAATATAAGAAAGTATGTAGAAAAATACTACCCAAGGGAAAACATCACCatggaacaagaaatacTAACCATTATGGTTCCGTGGTGTTTCAAGGTTCTGGGCATGACATTTGCTTTGGCATTAATCGCTATGGGTTACTTCTTTACGGTAATTTCCCTTATTTCGATTTTATCATACTACAATGAAAGAGTTGTTGACAATGAAACAGGCAAAGTGAAAAGGATCTACACTTTCCATAAAGGTTTCTGGGGGATGACTTTCCCGATGGGTACCATGTCTTTGGGAAACGAGGAGCTGTATCTGCAATACAACCAGTATGTTCCCTTATATGCATTCAGAGTCATAGCTACCATATATGGTGGTATTTGTGTTTGCTGGTCAATCTTATGCCTCTCGTGCACGTTGTATGGTTACCTGAAAACGATCCTCCATGCTGCCCGTAAACCTTCGTTTTTATCAGAGGAAGGGACGGAGAAGACTGTCAATTCTCCTTTCAACAGCATCGAAAGTGTGGAGGAATCAAACTCGGCTATCGATAGTACATATTTAACATAA
- a CDS encoding aldo-keto reductase superfamily protein: MGLVKQVRLGDSGLKISPILIGCMSYGSKKWADWVIEDKAQIFKILKHCYDNGLRTFDTADFYSNGLSERIIKEFLEHYSIKRETVVIMTKIYLPIDETLDLHHRFTIGEFEELELSNQRGLSRKHIIAGVKNSVERLGTYIDLLQIHRLDHETPMKEIMRALNDVVEAGDVRYIGASSMLATEFAELQFIADKYGWFQFISSQSYYNLLNREDERELIPFAKRHNIGLIPWSPNARGILTRPLDKHTDRHMSDPTIKALKLDALEDDQKEIINRVEKISKNKNVSMAMISIAWVLHKGCYPIVGLNSTSRVDEAIAALQVTLTEEEVKYLEEPYRPKRQVS; the protein is encoded by the coding sequence ATGGGTTTGGTTAAGCAAGTAAGACTGGGCGACTCGGGTCTAAAGATATCGCCCATTTTGATTGGATGTATGTCGTACGGTTCTAAGAAATGGGCGGATTGGGTCATTGAAGATAAAGCCCAGATTTTCAAGATCTTGAAGCACTGTTACGATAATGGTCTGCGCACTTTTGACACGGCGGATTTTTATTCCAATGGTTTGAGCGAAAGGATTATAAAGGAGTTTCTGGAACATTATAGCATCAAAAGAGAAACGGTGGTCATTATGACCAAGATTTATCTCCCCATTGATGAAACACTGGATTTGCATCACAGATTTACAATCGGTGAGTTTGAAGAGTTGGAGCTCTCCAATCAGAGAGGACTGTCTAGAAAACACATAATCGCTGGTGTGAAGAACTCTGTGGAAAGACTGGGCACATACATAGATCTTTTGCAAATCCATAGATTAGACCATGAAACACCAATGAAGGAAATCATGAGGGCGCTAAATGACGTTGTCGAAGCAGGCGATGTCAGGTACATCGGAGCCTCGAGCATGCTCGCAACCGAATTTGCAGAACTGCAATTTATTGCAGACAAATATGGCTGGTTTCAGTTCATCTCTTCGCAATCTTACTACAATCTGCTCAACCGTGAGGACGAGCGCGAGTTGATCCCGTTTGCTAAGAGACACAACATCGGTTTAATCCCATGGTCGCCTAACGCAAGGGGTATCCTAACAAGACCCTTGGACAAACACACAGACAGACACATGAGTGACCCTACCATCAAAGCGTTGAAATTGGACGCTCTCGAAGACGACCAGAAGGAAATCATCAACCGTGTGGAGAAGATCTCTAAGAACAAGAATGTCTCCATGGCCATGATCTCCATAGCCTGGGTGCTGCACAAGGGCTGCTACCCCATTGTCGGCTTGAACTCCACATCAAGGGTGGATGAAGCGATTGCCGCGCTACAGGTCACACTAACAGAGGAAGAGGTCAAATACCTTGAAGAGCCCTACAGACCTAAGAGGCAAGTAAGCTAG
- the RPS6A gene encoding 40S ribosomal protein eS6: MKQGVLLPTRIKLLLTKNVSCYRPRREGERKRKSVRGAIVGPDLAVLALVIIKKGEQELEGLTDTTVPKRLGPKRANNIRKFFGLSKEDDVRDFVIRREVTKGEKTYTKAPKIQRLVTPQRLQRKRHQRALKVRNAQSQREAAAEYAQLLAKRLSERKAEKAQIRKRRASSLKA; this comes from the coding sequence ATGAAGCAAGGTGTTTTGTTGCCAACCAGAATCAAGTTGTTGTTGACCAAGAACGTTTCTTGTTACAGACCAAGACGTGAAGgtgaaagaaagagaaagtcCGTCAGAGGTGCCATTGTTGGCCCAGATTTGGCTGTCTTGGCTTTGGTCATCATCAAGAAGGGTGAACAAGAATTGGAAGGTCTAACTGACACCACTGTTCCAAAGAGATTAGGTCCAAAGAGAGCTAACAACATCAGAAAGTTCTTCGGTTTGTCCAAGGAAGATGATGTTCGTGATTTCGTCATTAGAAGAGAAGTCACCAAGGGTGAAAAGACTTACACCAAGGCTCCAAAGATCCAAAGATTGGTCACTCCTCAAAGattgcaaagaaagagacaCCAAAGAGCTTTGAAGGTCAGAAACGCTCAATCTCAAAGAGAAGCTGCTGCCGAATACGCTCAATTGTTGGCTAAGAGATTGTCTGAAAGAAAGGCTGAAAAGGCTCAAAtcagaaagagaagagcttcttctttgaaggcTTAA
- the RLM1 gene encoding Rlm1p: MGRRKIEIQRISDDRNRAVTFIKRKAGLFKKAHELSVLCQVDIAVIILGSNNTFYEFSSVDTDDLIDHYQNDKNLLHEVKNPSDYGDFQKNSSVNINQELLRSSIANKPSKSNITPMKQVYNDDDEEDEEEEEAHINLQMEQRANTRSSSRQVSNTQLKLLSPTALISKMDGNDNSKRHPENALPPLQRLKRLKPDPLQANNRSPQQQQQQQQQQNISRPYHNNMYNLNQPSSSSSSPSTMDFPKLPSFQNSSSNTRRPPLSISPNKYSKPFTASSTRTPKQDHKLDNSNNDNSGYSQPSPNSLEDSIQHTVKARRKMSVRPVLRVRIPNNNFSCNSAITSEPSSASSTSGNGNSLGSSQILKGNKTNRSGKASPLSASASGPLTLQKASNGRVVIKLPNANMSLINNTTNNNSNHHHPYSFGNGSSPLFSATQPYIATPLQPSNIPGGPFQQNTSSFLAQRQAQQYQQLPFKKQNQPAPLTTTLAGRPPTFSGPENGNGPPTGSLPSKFVHDLMSNSPNVSSMPMFSDWAMGPNSARPIHSVPGNTNSAGSFPPIPTSMAPNPNNNSNNSNNPNPNNYYNNTEEAPVNGPAAPDHSSDGDISNHPNSNTYDVAASSYNGNTGLTPYINATQTPLGTKFFNFSTDISGEKNSSKI; this comes from the coding sequence ATGGGTAGACGTAAAATTGAGATCCAAAGGATTTCTGATGATAGAAACAGGGCTGTCACCTTCATAAAGCGTAAAGCCGggcttttcaaaaaagcCCATGAACTCTCCGTTCTTTGCCAAGTAGATATAGCCGTTATCATACTGGGCTCCAACAATACTTTCTATGAATTTTCCTCCGTGGATACGGATGATCTGATTGATCATTATCAGAATGACAAAAACCTTCTTCATGAAGTAAAGAATCCCTCCGATTATGGAGACTTCCAGAAAAACTCATCTGTGAACATAAACCAAGAGCTCCTGAGATCGTCGATTGCTAATAAGCCTTCTAAATCAAATATCACTCCGATGAAGCAGGTGTacaatgatgacgatgaagaggatgaagaggaagaagaggcaCATATTAATCTTCAGATGGAACAGCGCGCGAATACAAGATCTTCCAGTAGACAAGTATCGAATACACAATTGAAACTACTGTCGCCCACCGCACTTATTTCGAAAATGGACGGCAATGACAATAGTAAACGACATCCTGAAAATGCATTGCCGCCCTTGCAACGCTTAAAGAGATTGAAACCGGATCCTCTACAGGCTAATAATAGATCTccacaacagcaacaacaacaacaacaacaacaaaatatatCGAGACCATACCACAACAACATGTACAATCTCAACCAACCTTCATCCAGTTCATCCTCTCCTTCCACGATGGATTTCCCCAAGTTGCCGAGTTTCCAGAACTCTTCGTCTAACACCCGCCGCCCACCACTCTCCATCTCACCAAATAAGTATAGTAAACCCTTTACAGCCTCAAGCACCAGAACTCCTAAACAGGATCACAAGCTTGACAATAGTAATAACGATAATAGCGGTTATTCACAGCCCTCTCCCAACTCCTTAGAAGACTCAATTCAACACACTGTTAAAGCTAGAAGGAAAATGTCCGTGAGACCAGTGCTTCGTGTAAGAATCCCGAATAACAACTTCAGCTGTAATTCTGCCATTACAAGCGAACCTTCTTCCGCATCATCCACATCGGGAAACGGGAACAGTTTAGGGTCTTCGCAAATTTTAAAAGGAAACAAGACAAACCGATCTGGTAAGGCTTCACCACTTTCGGCGTCCGCCTCCGGACCCTTGACTCTTCAAAAGGCTAGCAATGGCAGAGTCGTAATAAAATTGCCCAACGCAAACATGTCTTTGATTAATAATActactaataataacagtaaTCACCATCATCCATATTCATTCGGAAATGGCTCTTCACCACTCTTCTCTGCAACTCAACCATATATCGCGACCCCTTTGCAACCATCCAATATTCCTGGTGGaccttttcaacaaaacaCGTCCTCTTTCTTGGCTCAAAGACAAGCCCAACAATATCAACAACTCcctttcaaaaaacagaaCCAACCTGCCCCGCTAACTACAACGTTGGCGGGACGTCCTCCAACCTTTTCGGGACCTGAAAACGGCAATGGCCCCCCAACTGGTTCATTACCATCGAAGTTCGTACACGATTTGATGAGCAATTCTCCAAACGTTTCATCAATGCCAATGTTTTCAGACTGGGCAATGGGGCCCAATAGCGCCAGGCCCATACATTCTGTACCCGGTAATACGAATAGCGCTGGTTCATTCCCTCCTATACCTACAAGCATGGCCCCCAACCCcaacaataacagcaataacagcaacaacCCCAACCCCAACAATTACTACAACAACACCGAAGAGGCCCCTGTAAATGGACCTGCTGCGCCTGATCATTCTAGTGACGGAGACATAAGTAATCATCCCAACTCAAACACATATGATGTTGCTGCCTCCTCATACAATGGAAATACCGGGCTAACTCCATATATCAATGCTACTCAAACACCATTAGGTacgaaatttttcaacttttcaaCCGACATTTCGGGAGAGAAAAATTCGAGCAAGATTTGA
- the SEC62 gene encoding Sec63 complex subunit SEC62, producing MSAVDQGSNAGASVNAGSAVAIANLLRNHKELKQRQGLFQAKQTDFFRYKRFVRALHSEEYANKSASQPEVYPPVPSSKIEDQLKSREIFIQLIKAQLVIPVKKLHSQECKQHGLKPSKDFPNLIVSNKAQLDADEYFVWNYDPKTYMDYVIVIGVVSIILALVCYPLWPQSMRRGSYYVSLGAFGLLAAFFIVAIARLILYVLSLAVYKDVGGFWIFPNLFEDCGVLESFKPFYGFGEKTTYSYIKKMKRMKKKQAKRETHKKKAIDEKTVQN from the coding sequence ATGTCAGCCGTAGATCAAGGTAGCAATGCCGGAGCCAGTGTCAATGCCGGGTCGGCCGTTGCCATTGCCAATCTTTTGCGCAACCATAAGGAGCTGAAACAAAGGCAGGGCCTGTTCCAGGCCAAGCAGACAGACTTCTTCCGTTACAAGAGATTCGTCAGAGCACTGCACTCGGAGGAGTATGCCAACAAGTCTGCGAGTCAGCCAGAGGTGTATCCGCCTGTACCTTCTAGCAAGATCGAAGACCAACTTAAATCACGGGAAATCTTCATTCAACTTATAAAGGCACAGCTGGTGATCCCAGTGAAAAAACTGCACAGCCAAGAATGCAAGCAACATGGGTTGAAGCCAAGTAAGGACTTCCCGAACTTGATTGTGTCGAACAAGGCACAGTTGGATGCCGACGAGTACTTCGTTTGGAACTACGACCCCAAGACCTACATGGACTACGTGATCGTCATTGGTGTCGTGTCCATCATACTGGCCCTTGTGTGCTACCCGTTGTGGCCGCAGTCCATGAGACGTGGTTCATACTACGTGTCTCTGGGTGCCTTTGGTCTCTTGGCAGCCTTCTTTATCGTCGCTATTGCAAGATTGATTCTATACGTTTTATCACTGGCTGTCTACAAAGACGTGGGCGGGTTCTGGATCTTCCCCAACCTGTTCGAAGATTGCGGTGTGCTGGAGAGTTTCAAGCCATTCTACGGATTCGGTGAAAAGACTACCTACAgctatataaaaaaaatgaaaagaatgaagaaaaagcaagCCAAGAGAGAAACtcataaaaagaaagctaTCGACGAAAAAACTGTCCAAAACTAG
- the NOG1 gene encoding putative GTPase NOG1 — protein MQLSWKDIPTVAPANDLLDIVLNRTQRKTPTVIRPGFKITRIRAFYMRKVKYTGEGFVEKFEDILKGFPNINDVHPFHRDLMDTLYEKNHYKISLAAISRAKSLVEQVARDYVRLLKFGQSLFQCKQLKRAALGRMATIVKKLKDPLAYLEQVRQHIGRLPSIDPNTRTLLICGYPNVGKSSFLRCITKSDVDVQPYAFTTKSLYVGHFDYKYLRFQAIDTPGILDRPTEEMNNIEMQSIYAIAHLRSCVLYFMDLSEQCGFTIEAQVKLFHSIKPLFANKSVMVVINKTDIIRPEDLDEERAQLLETVKEVPGVEIMTSSCQLDENVMEVRNKACEKLLASRIENKLKSQSRINNVLNKIHVAQPQARDDVKRAPFIPDSVKNLKKYDPEDPNRRRLARDIEAENGGAGVFNVNLKDKYLLDDDEWKNDIMPEILDGKNVYDFLDPEIAAKLQALEEEEEKLENEGFYNSDDEEEIYDGFEASEVDDIKDKASWIRNRQKTMIAEARNRKSLKNKAIMPRSKLTKSFGKMEEHMSTLGHDMSTLQDKQKSAARKNRYVERGSDVVFGEQDALTASTDNGIKLRQTDRLLDGVADGSMRSKADRIVKMERRDRNRHAKQGESDRHNPVSLSKHLFSGKRGVGKTDFR, from the coding sequence ATGCAACTATCATGGAAGGATATCCCTACTGTCGCTCCGGCAAATGATTTGCTAGACATTGTCTTGAACAGAACTCAAAGAAAGACGCCTACTGTGATCAGACCTGGTTTCAAGATCACAAGAATTAGGGCATTTTACATGCGTAAGGTTAAATACACAGGTGAAGGTTTTGTGGAGAAGTttgaagatattttgaaaggtTTCCCCAACATTAACGATGTCCATCCTTTCCATAGGGATTTGATGGATACCTTATACGAAAAGAATCATTACAAGATCTCTTTGGCTGCTATTTCGCGTGCCAAGTCTCTTGTGGAGCAAGTCGCTAGAGATTACGTTAGATTGCTGAAGTTCGGTCAATCTTTGTTTCAATGTAAGCAATTGAAGAGAGCCGCTTTGGGTAGAATGGCCACCATCGTCAAGAAACTAAAGGACCCATTGGCTTACTTGGAGCAAGTCAGACAACATATCGGTAGATTACCTTCCATCGACCCAAACACCAGAACCTTGTTGATCTGTGGTTATCCAAATGTTGGTAAGTCCTCATTTTTGAGATGCATCACCAAGTCGGATGTTGATGTTCAACCATACGCTTTCACAACCAAGAGTTTGTACGTCGGTCATTTCGACTATAAATACTTGAGATTTCAAGCTATCGACACCCCCGGTATCTTGGATAGACCTACCGAAGAAATGAACAATATTGAAATGCAATCGATCTATGCCATTGCTCATTTGCGTTCTTGTGTCTTATACTTCATGGATCTTTCAGAACAGTGTGGTTTCACTATCGAAGCACAAGTCAAGCTGTTCCACTCCATCAAGCCTCTATTCGCTAACAAGTCCGTCATGGTCGTTATCAACAAAACTGATATCATCAGACCAGAAGATTTGGACGAAGAACGTGCACAATTATTGGAAACCGTTAAGGAGGTTCCAGGTGTTGAAATCATGACTTCTTCATGTCAACTAGATGAGAACGTTATGGAAGTTAGAAACAAAGCTTGTGAGAAATTATTGGCTTCTAGAATCgaaaacaaattgaaatctCAATCAAGAATCAACAATGTCTTGAATAAGATTCACGTTGCTCAACCTCAAGCAAGAGATGATGTCAAGAGAGCACCATTTATCCCAGACTCTGTTAAGAACCTGAAGAAATATGACCCTGAAGATCCAAATAGAAGAAGGTTGGCCAGAGATATTGAAGCCGAAAACGGTGGTGCTGGTGTCTTCAATGTTAATTTGAAGGACAAATATCTATTGGATGACGACGAATGGAAGAACGATATCATGCCCGAAATCTTGGACGGTAAGAACGTTTACGATTTCTTGGATCCTGAAATCGCTGCCAAATTGCAAgctttggaagaagaagaagaaaaactggaaaacGAAGGGTTCTACAACTcggacgatgaagaagaaatctaCGACGGTTTCGAAGCATCTGAAGTGGATGATATCAAGGACAAAGCTTCATGGATCAGAAATAGACAAAAGACGATGATTGCTGAAGcaagaaatagaaaatcATTAAAGAACAAGGCCATTATGCCACGTTCCAAACTAACCAAATCCTTCGGGAAGATGGAAGAACACATGTCCACTTTGGGACATGACATGTCAACCTTACaagataaacaaaagagtGCTGCTCGTAAGAACCGTTATGTCGAAAGAGGTTCCGATGTTGTCTTTGGTGAACAAGATGCTTTGACAGCTTCCACCGACAATGGTATCAAGTTGAGACAAACCGATAGATTGCTGGACGGTGTTGCTGATGGTTCCATGAGATCCAAGGCCGACAGAATCGTTAAGATGGAGAGAAGAGATAGAAACAGACACGCCAAACAAGGTGAATCTGATAGACACAACCCTGTTTCCTTATCGAAGCATCTGTTCAGTGGTAAGCGTGGTGTCGGTAAGACTGATTTCCGTTGA
- the EEB1 gene encoding medium-chain fatty acid ethyl ester synthase/esterase has product MEIGSDYIKESATLLACLGCIILDYLLEDCKLSKKFVACYYIKMFRSGYYPTVTPSNWGYNGTVKHVLGEKGTKALAFKGAKRQVPLDEFVANYVPTLKDGANFRLNSLLFSGYLQSLYLLSGDLSKKFLVFYGREILEFPDGGICTADWVMPEWKEQYSLDAKRATFNDKLFTKDEQATHPKDWPRLHPRTRYLTSEELEKCHSKGDECPLVVILHGLAGGSHEPFIKALSEDITKVGDGKFQVVVLNSRGCARSKVTTRSLFTALHTDDVRVFLNRQRARFPHRKLYAVGTSFGAAMLTNYLGQEGDNCPLNAAAALSNPWDFVHTWDKLAHDWWSNHIFSRTLTQFLTRTVKVNMKELQLSEKVEASHKPTVEKPVFFTYTQENVEKAEKFTDMLEFDSLFTAPSMGLPDGLTYYRKASSVNRLPNIKIPTLIVNATDDPVTGANVIPYKQAKENPCVLLCETDLGGHLAYLDNENNSWLSIQTAEFLNKFDELVL; this is encoded by the coding sequence ATGGAAATAGGCAGTGATTATATAAAAGAGTCTGCAACTCTGCTTGCCTGCTTAGGTTGCATCATTTTGGACTATTTACTCGAAGACTGCAAGCTATCAAAGAAGTTCGTGGCCTGCTATTATATTAAAATGTTTCGCTCGGGCTATTATCCTACTGTCACTCCAAGCAACTGGGGCTATAACGGCACTGTTAAACACGTGCTGGGGGAGAAGGGCACTAAGGCGCTAGCCTTCAAAGGCGCCAAGCGTCAGGTACCTCTTGATGAGTTTGTGGCCAACTACGTTCCCACGCTAAAGGATGGTGCGAATTTCAGATTGAACAGTCTGCTTTTCAGCGGCTACTTACAATCATTATACTTATTGAGCGGAGatctttccaagaaattcCTGGTGTTTTATGGTAGAGAAATTTTGGAGTTTCCAGACGGCGGTATTTGCACTGCAGATTGGGTCATGCCTGAATGGAAAGAACAATATTCTTTGGATGCCAAACGGGCAACCTTTAACGACAAGTTGTTTACAAAAGACGAGCAAGCCACTCATCCAAAAGACTGGCCTCGTCTGCATCCAAGGACGAGATACCTAACCTCAGAAGagcttgaaaaatgtcATTCCAAGGGGGACGAATGTCCTTTAGTGGTGATACTTCATGGTCTTGCCGGTGGGAGTCATGAGCCTTTTATTAAAGCCCTATCCGAGGATATTACAAAAGTCGGCGACGGTAAATTCCAAGTGGTGGTGCTTAATTCCAGAGGCTGTGCAAGATCGAAGGTCACAACCCGTAGTCTCTTCACCGCCTTGCATACAGATGACGTTAGGGTTTTTCTGAACCGCCAGAGAGCCAGATTTCCTCATAGGAAATTATACGCTGTAGGGACTTCCTTTGGAGCTGCTATGTTAACGAACTACTTGGGCCAAGAAGGCGACAACTGTCCATTGAACGCCGCTGCCGCTCTATCGAATCCGTGGGATTTCGTACACACTTGGGATAAGTTGGCCCATGATTGGTGGTCCAACCATATATTTTCTAGGACACTGACCCAGTTTTTAACAAGAACGGTCAAAGTAAATATGAAAGAATTACAACTGTCTGAAAAAGTTGAAGCGTCACACAAACCCACGGTTGAGAAACCGGTCTTCTTTACATATACCCAGGAAAACGTGGAAaaggctgaaaaattcacaGACATGCTAGAATTCGATAGTCTTTTCACTGCTCCTTCAATGGGCCTGCCAGACGGGTTAACGTATTATAGAAAGGCAAGCTCGGTAAATAGATTGCCCAATATTAAAATTCCAACCTTAATCGTCAATGCAACAGATGACCCGGTTACAGGCGCAAACGTCATCCCATACAAACAGGCTAAAGAGAACCCTTGCGT
- the GLR1 gene encoding glutathione-disulfide reductase GLR1: protein MLSTAKQSFKTLQIRTMSTNIKHYDYLVIGGGSGGVASARRAASYGAKTLLIESKALGGTCVNVGCVPKKVMWYASDLANRVSHAKEYGLYQNIPLDKEHLTFNWPEFKQKRDAYVHRLNGIYAKNLDKEKVDVVFGWARFDKDGKVEVQKRDNTTEVYSADHILVATGGKAVFPENIPGFELGTDSDGFFRLEQQPKKVVVVGAGYIGIELAGVFHGLGSETHLVIRGETVLRKFDESIQNTITDHYVNEGINVHKLSQVVKVEKNEETNKLKIYLNDSKFIENVDELIWTIGRKSHLGMGSDNVGIKLNSHDQIIADEYQNTNIPNIYSLGDVVGKVELTPVAIAAGRTLSNRLFGPKKFHNAKLDYENVPSVIFSHPEAGSIGISENEAIEKYGKENIKVYNSKFTAMYYAMLEEKSPTRYKIVCAGPDEKVVGLHIVGDSSAEILQGFGVAIKMGATKADFDNCIAIHPTSAEELVTMR, encoded by the coding sequence ATGCTTTCTACAGCCAAGcaatctttcaaaactttaCAGATAAGAACTATGTCTACGAATATTAAACACTACGATTACTTAGTCATTGGGGGTGGTTCAGGAGGTGTTGCATCCGCAAGAAGAGCTGCATCCTACGGTGCAAAGACTTTGTTAATCGAATCTAAAGCCCTTGGTGGTACTTGTGTCAATGTCGGTTGTGTTCCTAAAAAGGTTATGTGGTACGCTTCTGACCTGGCGAATAGAGTTTCTCACGCAAAGGAATATGGGTTGTACCAGAACATTCCATTAGATAAAGAGCATTTGACTTTCAATTGGCCAGAGTTTAAGCAAAAGAGAGATGCGTATGTCCACAGGTTGAATGGTATATACGCAAAAAATctagacaaagaaaaggttgATGTTGTATTTGGTTGGGCCAGATTCGACAAAGATGGTAAAGTCGAGGTGCAGAAAAGGGACAACACTACTGAAGTTTATTCCGCTGATCATATCTTAGTCGCCACAGGTGGTAAGGCTGTTTTCCCAGAAAACATCCCGGGTTTTGAATTAGGTACCGATTCTGATGGGTTCTTCAGATTGGAACAACAACCTAAGAAAGTTGTTGTCGTCGGTGCCGGTTATATTGGTATTGAACTAGCAGGTGTGTTCCATGGGTTAGGATCCGAAACACATTTGGTTATTAGAGGTGAAACTGTCTTGAGAAAATTTGACGAATCTATTCAGAACACAATTACTGACCATTATGTGAATGAAGGTATCAATGTTCACAAATTATCCCAAGTTGTCAAGGtggaaaagaatgaagaaaccAACAAACTGAAGATTTATTTGAACGACTCAAAGTTCATCGAAAACGTTGATGAATTGATTTGGACTATTGGACGTAAATCCCATCTGGGTATGGGATCCGACAATGTAGGTATCAAGCTGAATTCTCATGACCAAATCATTGCTGATGAATACCAAAACACCAACATTCCTAACATTTATTCTTTAGGTGATGTTGTCGGCAAGGTTGAATTGACGCCAGTTGCTATCGCAGCAGGCAGAACGCTATCTAATAGATTGTTCGggccaaaaaaatttcataatGCTAAATTAGATTACGAAAACGTCCCTAGCGTAATCTTCTCCCATCCGGAAGCAGGTTCCATTGGTATTTCTGAAAATGAGGCCATTGAAAAGTACGGTAAGGAAAACATAAAAGTTTACAATTCCAAATTCACTGCTATGTACTATGCCATgttagaagaaaaatcaccAACAAGATATAAGATTGTCTGTGCTGGACCAGATGAAAAGGTGGTCGGTTTGCATATTGTTGGTGATTCCTCCGCAGAAATTTTGCAAGGATTTGGTGTTGCCATAAAGATGGGTGCTACTAAAGCTGACTTCGACAATTGCATTGCCATTCATCCAACCAGCGCTGAAGAATTGGTTACTATGAGATAA